A portion of the Clostridium gelidum genome contains these proteins:
- a CDS encoding NUDIX hydrolase yields MSKEKLVQNEEEFLKEYNLGDYERPSVTNDVIIFTTDDKKEDNSRKVPKKGLQVLLIKRDDYPQKGKWAIPGGFVSMDESLEEGAIRKLKDETGIDNVYMEQLYSFGEVNRDPRTRVISVGNVALISKDNINFNNENTVKEAKWFWIEKNLIKSEEDEKYMINEYILKFKSEDGAFEADYEITEKIEKNVLRKIEKTYRVLKDGSEELAFDHYKIIDYAIDRIRNKIEYTPVALNLLPRLFTVKELQCVYEAIMGREILNFRRKMDEMIVETDEKIEGKPFRPAKVFKFNEKWEHNF; encoded by the coding sequence TTGAGTAAAGAAAAATTAGTTCAAAATGAAGAAGAATTTTTAAAAGAATATAATCTAGGAGATTATGAAAGACCAAGTGTTACAAATGATGTGATCATATTTACAACTGATGATAAGAAAGAAGACAATTCTCGTAAGGTTCCGAAAAAAGGTCTTCAAGTATTATTAATTAAAAGAGATGATTATCCACAAAAAGGTAAATGGGCGATTCCAGGTGGTTTTGTAAGTATGGATGAAAGTTTAGAAGAAGGGGCTATTAGAAAATTAAAAGATGAAACAGGAATTGATAATGTATATATGGAGCAACTATATAGCTTTGGAGAAGTAAATAGAGATCCAAGGACTAGAGTTATAAGTGTAGGAAATGTTGCATTAATATCCAAAGATAATATTAACTTTAATAATGAAAATACTGTGAAAGAGGCTAAATGGTTTTGGATAGAAAAGAATCTGATTAAATCCGAAGAAGATGAAAAATATATGATAAATGAATATATTTTAAAGTTTAAGAGTGAAGATGGAGCATTTGAAGCAGATTATGAAATTACGGAAAAAATAGAAAAAAATGTTCTAAGAAAAATAGAAAAAACTTATAGGGTTTTAAAAGATGGAAGTGAAGAATTAGCTTTTGATCATTATAAAATAATTGATTACGCCATAGATAGAATTAGAAATAAGATAGAATATACACCTGTAGCTTTAAATCTTTTACCAAGGTTATTTACAGTAAAAGAACTTCAATGTGTTTATGAAGCAATAATGGGAAGAGAAATTTTAAACTTTAGAAGAAAAATGGATGAGATGATTGTAGAAACAGATGAAAAAATAGAGGGTAAGCCTTTTAGACCAGCTAAGGTATTCAAGTTTAATGAAAAATGGGAACATAATTTTTAA